From Candidatus Hydrogenedentota bacterium, a single genomic window includes:
- a CDS encoding insulinase family protein yields the protein MYKPDSAMITHRLNNGFTIALEPISYVHSASFGIWIKTGSAAETYEEAGLAHFLEHLFFKGTKTQSIHEIMDAIERRGGYLNASTSREYTTLYARMLEEHVSVGIDVLFDLLQNALFAEIEKERGVILEEIAAIEDTPDDFIHDLLSEFHWPDHPLGRPISGYSKTVSAFTYEDFRRFYSAWYTPANMVFSIAGKFDPDKVLAQIEKIMSPVKAQDPPTMMGTPRFQSGVQAVHRPISQSHINIAFPGSSSTCEDRFSCSVLTGILGGGSTSRLFERIREDEGLAYNVYAYHTSHVSTGMLGIYEAVAPVNCDRALALTFEELNRIREESVKIDELESARQQLKGSMLMAFEGSHARMAHMGKDLLFKGSVTPVDEIVARVDAVTVDGILEYAQSRFQKDSCAMIVLGPEPDKVSKEIRL from the coding sequence GTGTATAAACCTGATTCTGCCATGATTACCCACCGCTTAAACAACGGATTTACGATTGCCCTTGAACCTATTTCTTACGTGCACTCCGCTTCTTTTGGCATCTGGATAAAAACAGGATCCGCCGCGGAAACATATGAAGAAGCGGGGCTCGCGCATTTTCTGGAGCATCTCTTTTTTAAAGGGACCAAGACCCAGTCGATCCATGAGATTATGGACGCCATCGAACGGCGCGGCGGCTATCTTAATGCCAGTACATCGCGAGAATATACGACCCTCTATGCGCGCATGCTGGAAGAGCATGTAAGCGTCGGTATAGATGTGCTTTTTGATCTTCTTCAAAACGCGCTATTTGCCGAAATCGAAAAGGAGCGGGGCGTAATCCTTGAAGAGATCGCTGCTATTGAAGACACACCCGATGATTTCATTCATGATCTCTTGTCTGAATTCCACTGGCCCGATCATCCTTTGGGCCGCCCGATTTCCGGATATTCAAAAACCGTTTCCGCCTTCACCTACGAAGATTTCCGGCGCTTTTATTCCGCTTGGTATACGCCCGCGAATATGGTCTTTTCCATTGCAGGTAAATTTGACCCTGATAAGGTGTTGGCGCAAATCGAAAAAATAATGAGTCCTGTCAAAGCACAGGATCCGCCGACCATGATGGGCACGCCGAGATTCCAATCCGGTGTGCAAGCGGTTCATCGGCCCATATCGCAGTCCCATATCAATATTGCCTTTCCCGGCTCTTCCTCCACCTGTGAAGATCGCTTTTCTTGCAGTGTACTGACCGGCATTCTTGGGGGCGGCAGCACCTCGCGGCTTTTCGAACGTATACGCGAAGATGAAGGCCTGGCTTACAACGTCTATGCGTATCACACAAGCCATGTCAGTACGGGGATGCTTGGTATTTATGAGGCAGTCGCTCCCGTAAACTGTGATCGCGCCCTTGCCCTGACTTTCGAAGAGCTAAACCGTATCCGAGAAGAGTCTGTCAAGATTGATGAATTGGAGTCTGCGCGCCAACAATTGAAGGGTTCCATGCTCATGGCATTTGAAGGCAGCCACGCCCGCATGGCGCATATGGGTAAGGATTTGTTGTTTAAAGGGAGCGTGACGCCGGTGGACGAGATCGTGGCGCGTGTCGATGCGGTCACCGTTGACGGTATACTTGAGTATGCGCAAAGCCGTTTT